One Actinospica robiniae DSM 44927 genomic region harbors:
- a CDS encoding ABC transporter transmembrane domain-containing protein, giving the protein MSGEYGLPRDADLRSPARFLWWLVVSQRRRIVLAATLGTVWMVGLTLPPYLLSRAIDDGLRPRHYSTLLGWVMALLAMGALNAYVAIMRHRTMTKVRMDGGFRTLNAVIDQSTRLGADLAGKVTAGEVATIGIGDVWTIGSSLTIVGPGFGAVIAYLVVAGLLLSISPVLALIALLGVPVIAVLVGPPLGRLREAGADYREHQAQLTSRLVDLVQGLRVLNGIGGKDLFAARYREKSRQLVDEGYRVGAVSSWIPTLGAGLPLLFLAVVTWLAARMAAEGTITVGDLVAVYGYVSVLVVPVAALIDDGSAVARAFVSARRVCALLRLGSETAGLDVTGEGPQGAADLHDPISGADVKTGTFTALAGPRPADAAMIVDRLGGLRVSEATWGGIRLAEIAPAWVRERILVADNDAAIFAGPLRDVVAGRFELDNQTIGEVLRTAVAEDIVAALPESTASVIASMGRNLSGGQRQRLRLARALAAEPEVLLACEPTSAVDAHTEALIADRLRDARSGRTTVVTTTSPLVLDRADVVHYLVDGRVAASGTHHELLESQPDYRELVSRGLEDHIERVTR; this is encoded by the coding sequence ATGAGCGGCGAATACGGCCTACCTCGCGACGCCGATCTGCGCAGCCCCGCGCGGTTTCTGTGGTGGCTGGTGGTCAGCCAGCGCCGCCGGATCGTGCTCGCGGCAACGCTCGGAACCGTGTGGATGGTCGGTCTCACGCTGCCGCCGTACCTGCTCTCCCGAGCCATCGACGACGGCTTGCGGCCTCGGCACTACTCGACGCTTCTCGGCTGGGTCATGGCGTTGCTCGCGATGGGCGCCCTCAACGCCTACGTGGCGATCATGCGCCATCGCACCATGACCAAAGTGCGCATGGACGGCGGCTTCCGGACGTTGAACGCCGTGATCGACCAGTCCACCCGGCTCGGTGCGGATCTGGCCGGCAAGGTCACGGCCGGCGAGGTGGCCACGATCGGGATCGGCGACGTTTGGACGATCGGGAGCAGTCTCACCATCGTGGGTCCCGGGTTCGGCGCCGTCATCGCCTACCTGGTGGTGGCCGGGCTGCTCTTGTCCATCTCGCCCGTGCTCGCGCTGATCGCGCTGCTCGGGGTGCCGGTGATCGCCGTGCTCGTCGGGCCGCCGCTCGGACGCCTGCGCGAGGCGGGCGCGGACTATCGGGAGCATCAGGCGCAGCTGACGAGCCGTCTGGTCGACCTCGTCCAAGGTCTGCGGGTGCTCAACGGCATCGGCGGCAAGGATCTGTTCGCGGCGCGATACCGGGAGAAGTCGCGGCAGCTGGTCGACGAGGGTTACCGGGTCGGGGCGGTCTCCAGCTGGATTCCCACGCTCGGGGCCGGTCTTCCGCTGCTGTTCCTCGCGGTGGTGACGTGGCTGGCCGCGCGGATGGCGGCCGAGGGCACCATCACGGTCGGCGACCTCGTCGCCGTATACGGCTATGTGTCAGTGCTCGTCGTGCCGGTCGCTGCGCTGATCGACGACGGTTCGGCCGTGGCACGGGCCTTCGTCTCGGCGCGGCGGGTATGCGCGTTGCTGCGGCTCGGGTCGGAGACCGCGGGGCTGGACGTCACCGGCGAAGGGCCGCAGGGAGCTGCAGACCTGCACGATCCGATTTCGGGAGCCGACGTCAAGACCGGCACTTTCACCGCGCTCGCCGGCCCGCGCCCGGCCGACGCCGCGATGATCGTCGACCGGCTCGGGGGCTTGCGTGTGTCTGAGGCGACGTGGGGCGGCATCCGGCTCGCGGAGATAGCGCCGGCGTGGGTCCGCGAGCGAATACTGGTCGCCGACAACGATGCCGCCATCTTCGCGGGGCCGCTGCGCGACGTCGTCGCCGGCCGCTTCGAGCTCGATAATCAGACCATTGGCGAAGTGCTGCGCACCGCCGTCGCCGAAGACATCGTGGCCGCTCTGCCGGAGAGCACCGCATCGGTGATCGCGTCGATGGGCCGCAACCTCTCGGGCGGACAGCGGCAGCGTCTGCGGCTGGCCCGCGCCTTGGCCGCCGAACCGGAGGTGCTGCTGGCCTGCGAGCCGACCTCCGCCGTGGACGCGCACACCGAAGCACTGATCGCGGATCGACTTCGTGACGCGCGCTCCGGCCGCACGACGGTGGTCACGACGACCTCGCCGCTGGTGCTGGACCGCGCCGACGTCGTGCACTACCTCGTGGACGGGCGCGTGGCCGCCAGCGGCACCCACCACGAGCTGCTGGAGAGCCAGCCCGATTACCGCGAGCTCGTCTCGCGCGGGCTTGAGGACCACATCGAGCGGGTGACGCGATGA
- a CDS encoding SAM-dependent methyltransferase, producing MVQEDDVNSDSWDLSKGPGITALGLASARAVETSAPDHLIEDPYALWFLEASPVQLPMLTGWPEPGTAVTAQQTLHLHGSRYIGLRTRFYDDWLQAAADAGIRQAVLLGSGLDTRAFRIEWPAGFRLFEADQPGVLGFKLEVLSDGGAEAACLRTPVGVDLRDDWTKALLDAGFTPDAPTAWLAEGLLAYLPSQAEIELFERIDALSAPGSGVAFDRILGDLAARDGARLKQLSERSGVAMDTMVNTEERGDARQWFADHGWAVEQEVVAALAQRYARDLADPFATGETGGAEPPWLDTAFITGRRT from the coding sequence ATGGTGCAGGAGGACGACGTGAACTCGGATTCGTGGGACCTCAGCAAGGGGCCGGGTATCACCGCACTCGGGCTGGCCTCGGCCCGGGCGGTGGAGACGTCGGCACCCGACCACCTGATCGAGGATCCTTACGCGCTCTGGTTCCTCGAGGCTTCCCCGGTGCAGCTGCCGATGCTCACCGGCTGGCCCGAACCGGGCACGGCCGTCACCGCGCAGCAAACGCTGCACCTGCATGGATCGCGCTACATCGGGTTGCGGACGCGCTTCTACGACGACTGGCTTCAGGCCGCCGCCGACGCGGGCATACGGCAGGCCGTCCTGCTCGGATCCGGGCTCGACACGCGCGCGTTCCGGATCGAATGGCCGGCCGGCTTCCGCCTGTTCGAGGCCGACCAGCCCGGCGTGTTGGGGTTCAAACTCGAAGTATTGTCCGACGGAGGCGCCGAGGCGGCCTGCCTGCGCACGCCCGTCGGCGTGGACCTGCGCGACGACTGGACGAAGGCGCTGCTCGACGCCGGGTTCACGCCCGATGCGCCGACCGCTTGGCTGGCCGAGGGGTTGCTCGCCTATCTCCCGTCACAAGCCGAGATCGAGCTGTTCGAGCGGATCGACGCGCTCTCGGCGCCCGGCAGCGGCGTGGCCTTCGACCGCATCCTCGGCGATCTCGCGGCGCGGGACGGCGCCCGGCTCAAGCAGTTGAGCGAGCGGTCCGGGGTCGCCATGGACACGATGGTCAATACCGAGGAGCGCGGCGACGCGCGGCAGTGGTTCGCCGACCACGGCTGGGCGGTCGAGCAGGAGGTCGTCGCGGCCCTCGCCCAGCGGTACGCGCGCGATCTCGCCGATCCCTTTGCCACTGGGGAAACCGGCGGCGCCGAGCCGCCCTGGCTCGACACCGCGTTCATCACCGGCCGGCGCACCTGA
- a CDS encoding LLM class F420-dependent oxidoreductase, whose amino-acid sequence MRFGLFIPQGWRLDLAGVDPKDHWQTMLEVAQAAEAGPFESVWVYDHFHTVPEPTEEATHEAWTLMAALAAATSRVRLGQMCTCMAYRNPAYLAKVAATVDIVSGGRTEMGIGAGWYEHEWRAYGYGFPSAGERLGMLDEGVQIMRDLWTTGEATLDGKYYQVNGAISRPLPLQQGGIPLWIAGGGERKTLRTAAKYAQYTNYDGTPEVFTRKSQLLAEHCREVGTDFDAIVRSANFNIVIGETEKEVEDRLNWITDHLKPYISADALERTTAQWRNSALVGTPEQIAEKLTALKGLGMTYGIFYFAEAAYDRSGIELFANRVAPELA is encoded by the coding sequence ATGCGCTTCGGACTGTTCATTCCCCAAGGCTGGCGGCTCGACCTCGCCGGCGTGGACCCCAAGGACCACTGGCAGACCATGCTCGAGGTGGCCCAAGCCGCCGAGGCCGGTCCGTTCGAGTCGGTGTGGGTCTACGACCACTTCCACACCGTCCCCGAGCCGACCGAGGAGGCGACGCACGAGGCCTGGACCCTGATGGCCGCGCTCGCCGCCGCCACCTCGCGCGTCCGGCTCGGCCAGATGTGCACGTGCATGGCCTACCGCAACCCGGCCTACCTGGCCAAGGTCGCCGCGACGGTCGACATCGTCTCCGGCGGCCGGACCGAGATGGGCATCGGCGCCGGCTGGTACGAGCACGAGTGGCGCGCCTACGGCTACGGCTTCCCGTCCGCCGGCGAGCGGCTCGGCATGCTCGACGAGGGCGTGCAGATCATGCGCGACCTGTGGACGACCGGCGAGGCCACCCTCGACGGCAAGTACTACCAGGTGAACGGCGCGATCAGCCGTCCGCTGCCGCTGCAGCAGGGCGGGATTCCGCTGTGGATCGCGGGCGGCGGCGAGCGCAAGACCCTGCGCACCGCGGCCAAGTACGCGCAGTACACCAACTACGACGGCACCCCCGAGGTCTTCACCCGCAAGTCGCAGCTGCTGGCGGAGCACTGCCGCGAGGTCGGCACCGACTTCGACGCGATCGTCCGGTCGGCGAACTTCAACATCGTCATCGGCGAGACGGAGAAGGAGGTCGAGGACCGGCTCAACTGGATCACCGACCACCTCAAGCCCTACATCTCGGCCGACGCCCTGGAGCGCACGACCGCGCAGTGGCGCAACAGCGCGCTCGTCGGCACCCCGGAGCAGATCGCCGAGAAGCTCACCGCGCTCAAGGGCCTGGGCATGACCTACGGGATCTTCTACTTCGCCGAGGCCGCCTACGACCGCAGCGGCATCGAGCTGTTCGCGAACCGGGTCGCTCCCGAGCTCGCTTAG
- a CDS encoding GNAT family N-acetyltransferase, translated as MFALPLGDGAELRPLQPWHAEEFLAHIDRGRESIETWVSWASRSTDLASARATLLACAEAQARDEQHLYGIWLEGTLVGGVMFVRFNAKTGVCEIGCWLEPAAEGRGLVTTATRRLIGWAFGERGMHRVEWRAASGNVRSVNVARRLGMSLDGVLRQAVPWRGRRHDLQVWSLLAHEWEGDR; from the coding sequence GTGTTCGCGCTCCCGCTGGGTGACGGCGCCGAGCTCCGGCCGCTCCAGCCCTGGCACGCCGAGGAGTTCCTGGCGCACATCGACCGCGGCCGCGAGAGCATCGAGACGTGGGTCTCCTGGGCCTCGCGCTCCACCGATCTCGCCTCCGCCCGGGCCACCCTGCTCGCGTGCGCCGAGGCCCAGGCCCGGGACGAGCAGCATCTCTACGGCATCTGGCTCGAGGGCACGCTCGTGGGCGGGGTGATGTTCGTGCGCTTCAACGCCAAGACAGGGGTCTGCGAGATCGGCTGCTGGCTCGAGCCGGCCGCCGAGGGACGCGGCCTGGTCACCACGGCCACCAGGCGGCTGATCGGCTGGGCCTTCGGCGAGCGCGGCATGCACCGCGTCGAATGGCGCGCCGCTTCCGGCAACGTGCGCAGCGTCAACGTGGCCCGGCGCCTCGGAATGTCCTTGGACGGGGTGCTGCGCCAGGCCGTACCGTGGCGTGGCCGGCGCCACGATCTTCAGGTGTGGTCGCTGCTCGCGCACGAGTGGGAGGGTGACCGATGA
- a CDS encoding SDR family oxidoreductase — translation MTGTGRPVALVTGVGRRAGIGAALVTALARDGWDVAFSYWRPYDDRMDWGRDEDAAAEIAETARSLGARAFGLEADLSRAEVPEQLFDRVGAELGDVRALVMAHAESVDSAILTTTVESFDRHFAVNARAVWLLIRAFAEQFAAPPGTGRIIALTSDHTAFNLPYGASKGALERITVAAAHELAGLGVTANALNPGPIQTGWMTPETERDLTRATARGRLGRPADTADYVRFLCSEQGGWINGQVLLSNGGFPH, via the coding sequence ATGACCGGGACGGGAAGGCCGGTGGCGCTGGTGACGGGGGTGGGCCGGCGGGCCGGGATCGGCGCGGCGCTGGTCACGGCGCTGGCCCGGGACGGCTGGGACGTCGCCTTCAGCTACTGGCGGCCCTACGACGATCGGATGGACTGGGGCCGGGACGAGGACGCGGCGGCCGAGATCGCCGAGACCGCCCGGAGCCTCGGGGCGCGGGCGTTCGGTCTCGAGGCCGACCTTTCCCGCGCGGAGGTTCCGGAGCAGCTGTTCGACCGGGTCGGCGCCGAGCTGGGCGATGTCAGGGCCCTGGTGATGGCGCACGCCGAGTCGGTCGACTCGGCGATCCTGACCACGACGGTGGAGAGCTTCGACCGGCACTTCGCGGTCAACGCGCGGGCCGTGTGGCTGCTGATCCGCGCGTTCGCCGAGCAGTTCGCCGCGCCGCCCGGCACCGGCCGGATCATCGCGCTCACCAGCGACCACACCGCGTTCAACCTGCCCTACGGCGCGAGCAAGGGCGCGCTCGAGCGGATCACCGTGGCCGCGGCGCACGAGCTGGCCGGGCTCGGCGTCACGGCCAACGCGCTGAACCCGGGCCCGATCCAGACCGGCTGGATGACGCCGGAGACCGAGCGCGACCTGACCCGGGCCACCGCGCGCGGCCGGCTCGGGCGGCCCGCGGACACCGCCGACTACGTCAGGTTCCTGTGTTCCGAGCAGGGCGGCTGGATCAACGGGCAGGTGCTCTTGAGCAACGGCGGATTCCCGCACTGA
- a CDS encoding cellulose binding domain-containing protein — MTLRPPPLRGPRLRVAAVAALALVGSTLAQTSASVPAAADTTAQTVNVTVNTSEGLGTIPSTGYGLNQAVWDSSMNSTQTQDLLQQSGVGMLRYPGGSYGDIYNWQDNTAPGGYVAPGTDFDSFMGTAKKIGAQPILIANYGTGTPAEAAAWVQYANVTKGYGDKYWEIGNEIYGDGYYGSGWEADNRTDKSPTQYANDVLAYASAMKAVDPTIKIGAVLTLPGNWPDGVLATGDTSDWNHTVLSIAASAIDFVIVHWYPSGTGASTALSEPSQLPGELQQLRDEINKYSGGRNIGVAMTELNSGVDEDTQPDALFAADSYFTALEQGVFNVDWWDTHNGPGTISTAPDGATDYDDWGVLSSGTCVGTVCEPAFNTPFPTYYGIQMLSDVGKPGDLMVNAGTDNSLVAAHAVRQKNGDLAVMMVNKDPSNSYSVNLHYNGYLPSTATPTVYTYGDEAGSITSAATGTSASQTLPPYSIETVVLTPAANQFGALSAPGTPSVSNISGSSATLSWGASTGGSVVRYEIEEQYGTTSDRLAESTTNSVTLQNLVPNTVYTFNVLATDKNGKLSEPSDPVTFSTTSPAVSTCAVDYQITDSWGNGYVASITLTDTGPSAIDGWSLNFTFPDTTETENGGWNATWTESGQNVEATSQDWNAQLAPNGGNSQNIGFVGANNGAYRSPTAISLNGTVCTTTYSS, encoded by the coding sequence GTGACCCTTCGACCTCCACCCCTGCGCGGTCCGCGCCTGCGCGTCGCCGCCGTCGCGGCGCTCGCGCTGGTCGGCAGCACACTGGCGCAGACCTCGGCCTCGGTGCCGGCCGCGGCCGACACGACGGCGCAGACCGTGAACGTGACCGTGAACACGAGCGAGGGACTGGGGACCATCCCGTCCACCGGCTACGGCCTGAACCAGGCCGTGTGGGACAGCTCGATGAACTCCACGCAGACCCAGGACCTGCTGCAGCAGTCCGGGGTCGGGATGCTGCGCTACCCGGGCGGCTCCTACGGCGACATCTACAACTGGCAGGACAACACCGCCCCCGGCGGCTACGTCGCGCCGGGCACCGACTTCGACTCGTTCATGGGCACGGCGAAGAAGATCGGCGCGCAGCCGATCCTGATCGCCAACTACGGCACGGGCACGCCGGCCGAGGCTGCCGCCTGGGTCCAGTACGCCAACGTGACCAAGGGATACGGCGACAAGTACTGGGAGATCGGCAACGAGATCTACGGCGACGGGTACTACGGCTCGGGCTGGGAGGCGGACAACCGCACCGACAAGAGCCCGACCCAGTACGCGAACGACGTGCTCGCCTACGCCTCGGCGATGAAGGCGGTCGACCCGACGATCAAGATCGGCGCGGTGCTGACCCTGCCGGGCAACTGGCCCGACGGCGTGCTCGCCACGGGCGACACCTCGGACTGGAACCACACCGTGCTGTCCATCGCCGCGTCGGCGATCGACTTCGTCATCGTGCACTGGTACCCCTCGGGCACCGGCGCCTCGACCGCGCTGAGCGAGCCGAGCCAGCTGCCCGGCGAACTGCAGCAGCTGCGTGACGAGATCAACAAGTACTCCGGCGGCCGGAACATCGGCGTCGCGATGACCGAGCTGAACTCGGGCGTGGACGAAGACACCCAGCCGGACGCGCTGTTCGCGGCCGACTCGTACTTCACCGCGCTCGAGCAGGGCGTGTTCAACGTGGACTGGTGGGACACGCACAACGGCCCCGGCACCATCTCCACCGCACCGGACGGGGCGACCGACTACGACGACTGGGGCGTGCTCTCCAGCGGCACCTGCGTCGGGACGGTCTGCGAACCGGCGTTCAACACGCCGTTCCCGACCTATTACGGCATCCAGATGCTGAGTGACGTCGGCAAGCCCGGCGACCTGATGGTGAACGCCGGCACCGACAACTCGCTCGTGGCCGCGCACGCCGTCCGGCAGAAGAACGGCGACCTGGCGGTCATGATGGTGAACAAGGACCCGAGCAACTCGTACTCGGTGAACCTGCACTACAACGGCTACCTGCCGAGCACCGCGACGCCGACCGTCTACACCTACGGCGACGAGGCCGGCTCGATCACCAGCGCCGCGACCGGCACCTCGGCCAGCCAGACGCTGCCGCCGTACTCGATCGAGACGGTCGTGCTCACGCCCGCGGCCAACCAGTTCGGCGCCCTGAGCGCGCCGGGCACGCCGTCGGTGAGCAACATCAGCGGCAGCAGCGCCACGCTCAGCTGGGGCGCGTCCACCGGCGGGTCCGTGGTGCGCTACGAGATCGAGGAGCAGTACGGCACGACCAGCGACCGGCTGGCCGAGTCGACCACGAACTCCGTGACGCTGCAGAACCTGGTGCCCAACACGGTGTACACGTTCAACGTGCTGGCCACCGACAAGAACGGCAAGCTCTCCGAACCCTCCGATCCGGTCACCTTCTCCACCACCTCGCCGGCCGTCAGCACCTGCGCGGTGGACTATCAGATCACGGACAGCTGGGGTAACGGCTACGTAGCCTCGATCACGCTGACCGACACCGGACCGAGCGCGATCGACGGCTGGTCGCTGAACTTCACCTTCCCGGACACCACCGAGACGGAGAACGGCGGCTGGAACGCGACCTGGACCGAGTCGGGCCAGAACGTGGAGGCGACCAGTCAGGACTGGAACGCCCAGCTGGCGCCCAACGGAGGCAACTCGCAGAACATCGGCTTCGTCGGCGCGAACAACGGCGCCTACCGCTCGCCGACCGCGATCAGCCTCAACGGCACGGTCTGCACCACGACGTACTCGTCCTGA